Proteins from one Gilliamella sp. ESL0443 genomic window:
- the metB gene encoding cystathionine gamma-synthase, whose product MASDSKNLRQGANFSQGTIAVRGGINTDDQFGSVVPVITPSTCYRYEEFATPRKFDYGRKSNPSRRLVEETVAKLEGGADAILTNCGMSAIHLISVALLSPNDVVVAPHDCYGGSYRLFNSLSQKGYFKTKFVDQSDSVALKEALSLKPKLVLIESPSNPLLRVVDIEAITRQAHAVGALVLVDNTFMTPILQKPLELGADIVSHSCTKFLNGHSDLLAGILVFKDQQLATDVLWWANNIGTSTSSFDSYLLLRGLRTLAARVKLQQENAQKVVEFLANHPKIAKVFHPSLPSNLGHDIAKRQQKGFGSLLSFELVGDANVMPKFLNALNIFTLAQSLGGVESLICHPATMTHSGISAEARKTAGISDQLLRISVGLEDISDLLNDLEQALAQI is encoded by the coding sequence ATGGCTAGTGATTCTAAAAATCTAAGACAAGGTGCTAATTTTAGCCAAGGCACGATAGCTGTTCGTGGTGGAATTAATACAGATGATCAATTTGGTAGCGTAGTTCCTGTTATTACGCCTTCAACATGTTATCGTTATGAAGAGTTTGCAACACCGAGGAAGTTTGATTATGGTCGCAAATCCAATCCAAGTAGACGATTAGTCGAAGAAACCGTTGCTAAATTAGAAGGTGGGGCGGATGCTATTTTAACTAATTGCGGTATGTCAGCAATACATCTAATTAGCGTTGCCTTACTTAGTCCAAATGATGTTGTTGTTGCGCCTCATGACTGTTATGGCGGTAGTTATCGATTATTTAATAGTTTGAGTCAAAAAGGCTATTTTAAAACAAAATTTGTTGACCAATCAGATTCTGTTGCTTTGAAAGAAGCACTTAGCTTAAAACCTAAATTAGTCTTAATTGAATCACCAAGTAACCCTTTGTTACGAGTTGTCGATATAGAAGCGATCACTCGACAAGCTCATGCGGTTGGTGCTTTGGTTTTAGTCGATAACACCTTTATGACGCCAATTTTACAAAAACCATTAGAGCTTGGTGCTGATATTGTTAGCCATTCTTGTACTAAGTTTTTAAATGGCCATTCAGATTTACTCGCTGGAATATTGGTGTTTAAAGATCAACAATTAGCAACGGATGTACTATGGTGGGCCAATAATATCGGAACATCTACCTCGTCATTTGATAGTTATTTGTTATTACGTGGTTTAAGAACGCTAGCAGCAAGAGTTAAATTACAGCAAGAAAATGCGCAAAAAGTGGTAGAATTTTTAGCAAATCACCCTAAAATTGCAAAAGTTTTTCATCCATCATTACCTTCAAATCTTGGACATGATATTGCGAAAAGACAACAAAAAGGTTTTGGTTCACTGCTAAGTTTTGAATTAGTAGGTGATGCTAATGTTATGCCGAAATTTTTAAATGCACTCAATATATTTACATTAGCCCAATCACTTGGTGGCGTGGAAAGTTTAATCTGTCATCCTGCAACTATGACTCATTCAGGAATTAGTGCTGAAGCACGTAAAACCGCAGGTATATCCGATCAATTATTACGTATTTCGGTTGGTCTTGAAGATATCAGTGATCTTCTTAATGATTTAGAACAAGCACTAGCTCAAATCTAA